Genomic segment of Peribacillus frigoritolerans:
GAACAGAAAGAGGTATTGATCACCGATACGACTTTCCGTGATGCACATCAATCATTACTGGCGACGAGAATCAGGTCGAAAGATATCCTTGATATCGCTGAACCTACAGCAAAACTCCTTCCTGATTTATTTTCAATGGAAATGTGGGGCGGGGCAACTTTCGATGTCGCATATCGCTTCTTGAAAGAAGATCCATGGGACAGGCTGTTAAGTTTCAGGAAAAAAGCTCCGAATGTCCTTTTGCAAATGCTTTTAAGGGCTTCAAATGCAGTTGGTTATAAAAATTACCCTGATAATGTCATTCGTGAATTCGTAGAGAAATCAGCGGATGCAGGCATTGATGTTTTCCGTATCTTCGATAGTTTAAACTGGGTTAAAGGAATGGAATTGGCTATTGATGCAGTCCGTCAATCCGGCAAAATTGCGGAAGCTGCCATTTGTTATACAGGGGATTTGAATGATCCATCACGCAGCAAGTATAATATCGAATACTATAAAAATATGGCGGTGGAATTAGAACAAGCCGGTGCCCATATTTTAGCGATCAAGGATATGGCCGGCCTCTTGAAACCTGAAGCTGCTTACCGCCTTGTATCGGAACTGAAAGAATCGACATCCCTTCCGATCCATCTGCATACTCATGATACAAGCGGAAATGGAATTTACATGTATTCTAAAGCGATCGAAGCTGGTGTGGATATCGTTGATACGGCGATTGGTTCTTTAGCTGGACTGACTTCGCAGCCAAGTGTACAAACACTTCATTATGCATTGGAGGGGTCAAGCAGACAGCCTAAATTGGAAGTCGATTCACTAGAGCGTTTAGGAGAATACTGGGGAGAGGTCAGGAAATTCTATCATGACTTCGAAAGCGGCATGAATGCACCTCATACCGAGGTTTACAAACATGAGATGCCGGGCGGTCAATATAGTAATCTGCAGCAGCAAGCCAAAGCAGTGGGGCTGGGAGACCGCTGGCATGAAGTGAAAGAGATGTACCAGCGCGTCAATGTAATGTTCGGCGATATCGTTAAAGTAACTCCTTCATCCAAAGTTGTTGGGGATATGGCTTTATTCATGGTACAAAATAACCTGTCTGAAGAAGATGTTCTGACAAAAGGCAAATCCATCGATTTCCCTGATTCGGTCATAGAGTTATTCGAAGGCTATCTAGGTCAGCCAGTTGGGGGATTCCCTAAAGAGCTTCAGGAAGTTATCCTGAAAGGGAAGAAACCTATAACAGTAAGACCGGGTGAATTATTGGAAGAAGTGGACTTTGCAGCACTTAAAGAAGAATTATTCAAGGAATTGGGACGGGCAGTCACTGATTTCGATGTGCTTGCATATGCCCTATATCCAAAAGTATTCCTGGACTACAATAAAACGATTGAACTGTTTGGAGATGTTTCCAACCTCGATACCGCAACTTTCTTATATGGCATGAGGCTAGGGGAAGAAATCGAAGTTGAAATTGAAAAGGGTAAAACGCTCATCGTAAAATTGGTTTCAATCGGTCAGCCATTGGCTGATGGAACAAGGGTCGTTTATTTTGAGTTGAATGGTCAATCGCGTGAAGTGATCATCAAGGATGAAAACATTAAATCATCCGTTATATCAAAAATGAAAGCAGACCCAAAAAATAAAGAACAACTCGGTGCGACAATGCCAGGTACGGTTATTCGTGTAGTGGTCGAGAAAGGCGATCAGGTCAAGCAGGGTGATCACCTAATCATTACAGAAGCGATGAAAATGGAAACTACCGTTCAAGCACCATTCTCCGGGACCATTAAAGATATTTATGTAAAAGATGGAGAAGCGATCAGTACTGGAGACTTATTGATTGAAATAACTAAGTAATCTAGCTGACTGTGACCTTGTAAACGATTTGGGGTATATAGGGTATGCTTGAGGTTTCAAGCTGCTCTGTACCCTCTTTTTAGGCAATGTACGGTCATCTTGAGACAAAACAAAAACCAACATTCCCGGGAATGTTGGTTTTTGTTTTGTCCTTTTATATTATTGATTGAACAATCAGACATTAACGAGCGGGTACAGTTGGTGTTATATCCTGTTCATCCTGTCCTTTGACTGTGTGCGTGGAGTTCCCTTTTTGCTTGGCTAGGGCATTTTTTTTACTTCTTGATGTCAATAGCATCAAATAGCTCATTACACCAAAAAAGCAGGCAATGAACAATGCGTGTGTCAATGCGATATATAAGTTTTGCCTTGAGAAAATGATGAAGGCTCCAGCTGTAACCTGTAAAAATACGAGAATGAATGCAGCAATCCAACCGCCATATAAAACTTTTTGATTTTTGTAATGTTTTTGGGCGATATAAGCCACATATGATACCCAAATGAATATAGCGCCTGCCATTGCACGGTGACCCATCTGAATCCATTCATAAAGGTTGGATGGGAGTGCAGCGCTGTCATTTACACATAAAGGCCAATCCTTACAGATAAGACTGGATTCTGTATGCCTTACAAGAGCACCCGTATATACGACTGCCAGACAAAAAATCAATACGCCAATAATATGGAATGTCATTCGTTTGTCCACTATAAGTTTTTCGGCTTCGAACTTCTTGTCTACTTCAAAAATCAACAGTGTCAGTAAAAAGACGGAAGCAAAGGAAATGAGCGATATGCCAAAATGAAGGGCAAGGACGAAATCGGATTGTGACCAAATGACGGCAGCGGCTCCGATCAACCCTTGCAGTAACAGAAAACCAAAAGAAAGGACGGATAAGAAACGCGCTTCACGGATATGGCCGATTTTTTTCCAAGACATATACGATAAAATTAAAACCAAGAATCCTCCAGCACCTGAAACGAGCCGATGGGAAAGCTCAATGACCAATTCAATCGTGATTTTGTCCGGGATCAATTGGCCATTGCACAACGGCCATGACCTGCCGCAACCCATGCCGGAATCCGTCTTCGTGACTAAAGCTCCACCAAGTAAGATGAAAAGCATTACAATCGTTGTTAAAACAGCAAACCATTTAAGAGACGATTTCACTAGTAGTCCCACCTTTTTCTCTGTAGCAAATAGGATTGTTCTTAAAATTAATAATAGCATAAGATTTTTCATAATATTTGTCGAACTTCCTCGATATTACACAAAATAGAATGATTTTACAAGTTCAGTTTATATTATAGCTATTAATTAAAATGCCTGAAATAGTTGAAAGTTACAAAAGACTTTGATAGAAATAAAGGGAGTGTAAACCTTCAAGTAGGAGCAAAATAGGGAATAAGCCTAGGGGATGATGATAACAGCATACTATTCATGTTCTTGATGAACTTCTTATAACAGCAGTAAATTATCGAGACACAAATTGGTCAAAAATTATCCGAAAAATTTTCACAAAAGCTTCCAAAAATGTGTTTTAATATATTGAAGAAATGATTTTACTAAATTTTACTGTTATTAAGCATGATATTAAGAATGATGTCTCTCGATGGATTCCATTGACAACGGTCATTGGTAAATAATTTACTTTTTGTTTACGCTTCCTTGGTTACAAATATCAAAAAGTATGAAATAATGTTCTATAGCATATGTAAGTATTTTTTTGCATTTGCGTCTGTGCTGAATGATTTAAAGGAGGAAAACAAATGTCAGAAACAAGGGGTTTGTCAGAAGCTGTCATGGAGGACAGTAAAGCCGCCCTTCAATCGGATATACCTGAAACAACAGCTTGGAAGGATTTTCTCGCACTTATAAAAGTGGGGATTGTCAATTCAAATATAATTACAGCTTTTACCGGCGTGTGGTTAGCTCTTCATTTTTCGGGGCTTAGCTTCTTAAGCAATCTAGATGTAGTGTTTTATACACTTGCAGGTTCGGCGCTCATTATGGCGGGATCTTGCAGTTTCAATAATTATTATGACCGTGATATCGATCATTTAATGGAAAGAACGAAAAACCGTCCAACGGTAACTGGGAAAGTACAGCCTTCAAAGGTATTGGCATTAAGTTTCGGCTTAATTGCTGCAGGGCTGATTTTACTTGCATTGACTAATATGACAACTGCCATACTAGGTGCATTCGGCGTCTTCGCCTATGTTGTTCTATATACAATGGTTTTCAAGCGTAGATTTGTCTCGAATACGATTATAGGCAGTATATCCGGAGCCGTGCCTCCACTTATCGGGTGGGCTGCAGTCGACCCGGGCCTTGATAAGATCGCCTGGGTCCTGTTTGCGATCATGTTCTTGTGGCAGCCGCCTCATTTTTATGCACTAGCAATGAGGCGTGTCGAAGAATATCGTGCAGCCGGAGTACCCATGCTTCCGGTCGTAAAAGGCTTCAAGGCCGCAAAAAGGTCGATTATGCTATGGATCATCTGTTTAATGTTCGTTCCTTTCTTTTTAACTCCATTAGGAACTCCGCTAGTTATTCTTGCTGCATTATTGAGCACGGGGTGGCTTATTTTGGGAATTAAGGGGTATAAAAAGAAAGATGATGTTAAATGGGCAACATCCATGTTTGTATATTCTTTAAATTATATGACCATTTTATTTGTAGCGATGGTTATTGTCACTCTCATCTAGTTTTGGTTAAAATAAGCTGGCGGCCTGTTCTTTTACAGGCTCCAGCTTACTGATATATATTGCACTGACCGCCACTCATACATATTAACGGAACCAACGGGGTCATACATAAGAGCGGTTACATGGATCATCATAATAATTCCTTAGTTTAGGGATTCTTTCTTTTTAGAAATTGACATAGAGAGAATATTCGCAATTGCGCCCA
This window contains:
- the pyc gene encoding pyruvate carboxylase encodes the protein MGKRIEKVLAANRGEIAIRIFRACTELDIHTVAIYSKEDYGSYHRYKADEAYLVGEGKKPIDAYLDIEGIIAIAKMSGVDAIHPGYGFLSENIEFAKRCEEEGIIFIGPESRHLDMFGDKVKARTQAELADIPVIPGTDGPVTSVEEVKEFGEQYGFPIIIKASLGGGGRGMRIVEKIEEVEEAYDRAKSEAKAAFGNDEVYVERFIQNPKHIEVQILADTHGNIVHLYERDCSVQRRHQKVVEVAPSVSLTEDLRERICEAAVKLAKNIDYVNAGTVEFLVANGEFYFIEVNPRVQVEHTITEMITGIDIVQSQIMVAEGHELHGKKIGIPEQAGIKTHGYAIQSRVTTEDPLNNFMPDTGKMMVYRSGGGFGVRLDAGNGFQGAVITPYYDSLLVKLSTHALSFEQAASKMVRNLKEFRIRGIKTNIPFLENVVKHEKFINGEYDTSFIDTTPELFSFPIRKDRGTKMLSYIGNVTVNGFPGVEKKKKPVFDPAPIPNVGGLPLISGTKNILEEQGAEGLVKWIKEQKEVLITDTTFRDAHQSLLATRIRSKDILDIAEPTAKLLPDLFSMEMWGGATFDVAYRFLKEDPWDRLLSFRKKAPNVLLQMLLRASNAVGYKNYPDNVIREFVEKSADAGIDVFRIFDSLNWVKGMELAIDAVRQSGKIAEAAICYTGDLNDPSRSKYNIEYYKNMAVELEQAGAHILAIKDMAGLLKPEAAYRLVSELKESTSLPIHLHTHDTSGNGIYMYSKAIEAGVDIVDTAIGSLAGLTSQPSVQTLHYALEGSSRQPKLEVDSLERLGEYWGEVRKFYHDFESGMNAPHTEVYKHEMPGGQYSNLQQQAKAVGLGDRWHEVKEMYQRVNVMFGDIVKVTPSSKVVGDMALFMVQNNLSEEDVLTKGKSIDFPDSVIELFEGYLGQPVGGFPKELQEVILKGKKPITVRPGELLEEVDFAALKEELFKELGRAVTDFDVLAYALYPKVFLDYNKTIELFGDVSNLDTATFLYGMRLGEEIEVEIEKGKTLIVKLVSIGQPLADGTRVVYFELNGQSREVIIKDENIKSSVISKMKADPKNKEQLGATMPGTVIRVVVEKGDQVKQGDHLIITEAMKMETTVQAPFSGTIKDIYVKDGEAISTGDLLIEITK
- a CDS encoding COX15/CtaA family protein, with translation MKSSLKWFAVLTTIVMLFILLGGALVTKTDSGMGCGRSWPLCNGQLIPDKITIELVIELSHRLVSGAGGFLVLILSYMSWKKIGHIREARFLSVLSFGFLLLQGLIGAAAVIWSQSDFVLALHFGISLISFASVFLLTLLIFEVDKKFEAEKLIVDKRMTFHIIGVLIFCLAVVYTGALVRHTESSLICKDWPLCVNDSAALPSNLYEWIQMGHRAMAGAIFIWVSYVAYIAQKHYKNQKVLYGGWIAAFILVFLQVTAGAFIIFSRQNLYIALTHALFIACFFGVMSYLMLLTSRSKKNALAKQKGNSTHTVKGQDEQDITPTVPAR
- the cyoE gene encoding heme o synthase, which encodes MSETRGLSEAVMEDSKAALQSDIPETTAWKDFLALIKVGIVNSNIITAFTGVWLALHFSGLSFLSNLDVVFYTLAGSALIMAGSCSFNNYYDRDIDHLMERTKNRPTVTGKVQPSKVLALSFGLIAAGLILLALTNMTTAILGAFGVFAYVVLYTMVFKRRFVSNTIIGSISGAVPPLIGWAAVDPGLDKIAWVLFAIMFLWQPPHFYALAMRRVEEYRAAGVPMLPVVKGFKAAKRSIMLWIICLMFVPFFLTPLGTPLVILAALLSTGWLILGIKGYKKKDDVKWATSMFVYSLNYMTILFVAMVIVTLI